The following are from one region of the Pleurodeles waltl isolate 20211129_DDA chromosome 4_1, aPleWal1.hap1.20221129, whole genome shotgun sequence genome:
- the LOC138287183 gene encoding LOW QUALITY PROTEIN: small ribosomal subunit protein uS14-like (The sequence of the model RefSeq protein was modified relative to this genomic sequence to represent the inferred CDS: deleted 1 base in 1 codon; substituted 1 base at 1 genomic stop codon), whose amino-acid sequence MGQEQLYXGYLRKWCRGSQFCCVCLNRHRLIRWYSLSMCCQCFRKYDKDIMFVTLNSTLKDDACMETKAKFSKYCGYK is encoded by the exons ATGGGTCAGGAGCAACTGTACTAGGGGTACCTGAGGAAA TGGTGTAGGGGGTCCCAATTCTGCTGTGTGTGCTTGAACAGGCATAGACTGATTCGCTGGTATAGTTTGTCCATGTGTTGCCAGTGTTTCAGGAAATATGACAAAGATATCATGTTTGTGACATTGAATTCAACTCTAAAAGATGATGCCTGCATGGAAACCAAAGCGAAGTTCAGCAAATACTGTGGATACAAATAA